In Blastopirellula sp. J2-11, a single genomic region encodes these proteins:
- a CDS encoding ABC transporter permease has translation MWSFLLVRILQSLATVAVAVVLIFISIRLLPGNPALARFGQHSVPARVTAEMAQQGWDRPILAQLIDLPGELLRGDLGVSFFHGDQVAARLTETIPATLELSITAILLAVPLGICAGVASALWRGSWPDYAAMTFALLGVSVPVFFLGICLMTIFTNMPTSGRVAPTMISQFHTDFFLCEAILTGRFALALDALRHLLLPAVALATIPAAVISRITRSSMLEVLSSDYLRTAKAKGATLGRIVWRHALPNASVPIVNIAGFQVGMLLSGAVLTETVFNWPGMGRYLVTAVREQDYAVVQGGALVIAAMFVTANLLLDIAYLWLDPRIRTQS, from the coding sequence GTGTGGAGTTTCTTACTCGTTCGTATCTTGCAGTCGCTGGCCACCGTCGCGGTCGCCGTGGTGCTGATCTTCATTTCGATTCGACTATTGCCGGGCAATCCGGCGCTGGCGCGATTCGGACAGCATAGCGTGCCGGCGCGTGTCACCGCCGAAATGGCCCAGCAAGGTTGGGATCGCCCGATCTTGGCGCAATTGATCGATTTGCCCGGCGAACTGCTGCGGGGCGATCTGGGCGTATCGTTCTTTCACGGCGATCAGGTCGCCGCGCGATTGACCGAAACGATTCCGGCCACGTTGGAATTGTCGATCACAGCGATCTTGTTGGCGGTTCCGTTGGGTATTTGCGCCGGCGTCGCATCGGCGCTCTGGCGCGGTAGTTGGCCCGATTACGCGGCGATGACATTCGCACTGCTTGGCGTCAGCGTGCCGGTCTTCTTTTTGGGGATCTGCCTGATGACCATCTTTACCAACATGCCGACCAGCGGCCGTGTTGCGCCGACCATGATCTCGCAGTTCCATACTGACTTCTTTTTATGCGAAGCGATCCTCACTGGGCGATTTGCGCTGGCGCTCGACGCGCTGCGACATTTGCTGTTGCCGGCTGTCGCGCTGGCCACCATTCCCGCCGCCGTGATTTCACGAATTACCCGCAGCAGCATGCTCGAGGTCTTATCGTCCGACTATTTGCGAACTGCGAAAGCGAAAGGCGCGACCCTAGGGCGAATCGTGTGGCGGCACGCGTTGCCCAACGCTTCGGTGCCGATCGTCAACATCGCAGGCTTCCAAGTCGGCATGCTCCTCTCGGGCGCCGTTTTAACCGAGACCGTTTTCAATTGGCCCGGTATGGGACGCTACCTGGTGACGGCCGTGCGTGAGCAAGACTACGCCGTCGTCCAGGGAGGCGCACTGGTGATTGCGGCGATGTTTGTGACGGCGAATCTGTTGCTGGACATCGCGTACTTATGGCTCGATCCTCGTATCCGGAC
- a CDS encoding ABC transporter substrate-binding protein, with amino-acid sequence MRSLLFCLIVSTFLGCGGPALPSNILIYGRGDDADRLDPIHTDIGESVTVMCNIYDTLVTYDEETLDLVPSLAESWSTSDDGLEWTFHLRKGVTFHDGTPLDADAVLFSLERLTVPMHPFVFDQVIPYVQSFEAIESVSAVDPLTVKVRLKRPTAAFLTTMAMFPASIVSPTAVKKYEGEFWKHPVGTGPFQFDSWNVNQQLTLLAFDDHWRGRPEIDGVIFLPVGESAVRVKQLLRGEIDIADNLPPAEIDSLSKNPEVIVQEKEGMNTGYLTMNNDKAPLDDQRIREAIWYAIDRDQLIKSAYSGHATKAVTLVPPTLWGSHSDLTDRDYDPAKAKQLLAAAAADGVPMPIRLQLFVMTDPRPYMQQPRQTAIFIKDSLAKVGIETEIVTNQNSQHFRRMTRGEHQLGLAGWTADMPDPDNFLYTLLDLDNINDVGGNNMSRYRSQKVHDLLAQAKVEMNQEKRAELYREAQEEIFADAPLVPLVHTSVRNVQSKAVSGYLLHPSSLTRLRLTKLAK; translated from the coding sequence ATGCGCTCGCTTCTCTTCTGTCTAATCGTCTCCACTTTCCTCGGATGCGGCGGCCCAGCCCTGCCGAGTAATATCTTGATTTATGGCCGCGGCGACGACGCTGATCGGTTGGATCCCATCCATACCGACATCGGCGAATCGGTCACCGTGATGTGCAATATCTACGATACGCTTGTCACCTACGACGAGGAGACGCTCGATCTCGTCCCCAGTCTGGCCGAATCATGGTCGACCAGCGACGATGGACTCGAGTGGACGTTTCACCTGCGAAAAGGGGTGACGTTCCATGATGGAACGCCGCTAGACGCCGACGCGGTGCTCTTCTCGCTTGAGCGATTGACGGTTCCCATGCACCCGTTCGTGTTTGATCAGGTGATTCCGTACGTCCAAAGTTTTGAAGCGATCGAGTCGGTCTCGGCGGTCGATCCGCTGACGGTCAAAGTTCGCTTGAAGCGTCCTACCGCCGCCTTTTTGACGACAATGGCGATGTTTCCCGCCAGTATCGTGAGCCCGACTGCTGTGAAGAAGTACGAAGGAGAGTTCTGGAAGCACCCGGTCGGTACGGGCCCCTTTCAGTTTGACTCTTGGAACGTCAATCAGCAGCTAACGCTCCTGGCGTTTGACGATCATTGGCGCGGCCGGCCCGAGATTGACGGCGTGATCTTTTTGCCGGTGGGAGAAAGTGCGGTGCGGGTCAAGCAGTTGCTCCGCGGCGAGATCGACATCGCCGACAATTTGCCCCCGGCCGAGATCGATTCGCTATCCAAAAATCCCGAGGTGATCGTGCAGGAAAAGGAAGGGATGAATACCGGCTACCTGACGATGAACAACGACAAAGCGCCGCTAGACGATCAACGGATTCGGGAAGCGATCTGGTACGCGATCGATCGTGACCAGTTGATCAAGTCGGCCTATTCGGGGCATGCGACGAAAGCGGTCACGTTGGTGCCGCCGACATTGTGGGGAAGTCATTCCGATCTGACCGATCGTGATTACGATCCCGCAAAGGCGAAACAACTGCTGGCCGCAGCGGCGGCGGACGGCGTGCCGATGCCGATTCGCTTGCAACTGTTCGTAATGACCGATCCCCGTCCTTACATGCAGCAGCCGCGACAAACGGCGATCTTTATCAAAGACTCGCTCGCCAAAGTAGGGATCGAAACCGAAATTGTCACGAACCAAAACTCGCAGCACTTCCGCCGTATGACGCGCGGCGAACATCAATTGGGTCTGGCCGGTTGGACGGCCGATATGCCGGATCCTGACAACTTTCTCTATACGTTACTTGATCTCGACAACATCAACGATGTCGGCGGCAACAACATGAGCCGCTACCGCAGCCAAAAAGTTCACGACTTGCTGGCCCAAGCGAAAGTGGAAATGAACCAGGAGAAACGGGCCGAATTATATCGCGAAGCGCAAGAAGAGATTTTTGCTGACGCACCGTTGGTTCCGCTCGTTCATACGTCGGTACGCAACGTGCAAAGCAAAGCGGTCTCTGGCTATTTGCTGCATCCCTCGTCGCTGACCCGTTTGCGACTTACGAAGTTGGCCAAATAG
- a CDS encoding serine/threonine-protein kinase, with the protein MDSHSPDADVTQESSSSSASAKRETKAASARDLPSTAAPEMLMTTEEQATVISARDRAERNGGSTIRPINSAWLRNDLVGQTLGHFELREFIGAGGMGAVFRGFDTLLGREVAIKVLSRENNGSEETVRRFRNEAQSAARLDHPNIARVYFVGTDNDWNYIVFEYIEGHNIRDLVDRDGPLPVEQALDYTLQIAEALHHASERDIVHRDIKPSNILVSSGGLAKLVDMGLARLHQVDAGDGDLTASGVTLGTFDYISPEQARDPRLADVRSDLYSLGCTLYYMLTGRPPFPEGTVLQKLLSHSSDEPLDPRELRDDLPDETMVLLSGLTAKNPQDRYQTPAEFIAEMLLFCEDLGIHLQHGGGMTIAADVQPPTIVERHFPWIAPILAFIAIFFVMDAVWSARSSQYLLPGLTFQDPSGHRTLNNPTGNEPATGSRNDRVLPIPEDAMPSPATTPPARPSNPQEPSVAPMIMPPATVEMPNVKVVSTASASQIYDAVTKAKLDSRIDTIELRFNGPVKMDAPLLLEGDIETEKITLRAAIGFAPEMTIAINAMSMYRNMIRVGRVQALFDGIAFRLETTDASVDPGSLFLLETGGAIKTNRCTFTVVAPANMAMLPSVFRRPVTIAMAPAITTEAMMFRPPSISLVDTVIRGETDVVHLDQASQFKFDWQNGLLAISGVLLDAQGSTKASTDLIDVRLNRVTAAAAKGLFRLESSAEFPEQRDLEATLTDCIVRWSPSEAMLLQYDRAPSAKLTDLNAVRFKGDNNFYDLTSSLRQIFWEKKTRLEIEALHAEMWGAAVEGDKFGKRDPVAWAQPLDQLPPYSQRRLSDYRLNAEADANYAYDKKAGAEIAGADFAKLPKFPTDASATTNVGVSAGELP; encoded by the coding sequence GTGGACTCTCATTCGCCCGACGCCGATGTGACGCAAGAGTCGTCCTCGTCTAGCGCTTCCGCCAAGCGCGAAACGAAGGCCGCTTCTGCGCGCGATTTGCCGTCGACCGCCGCGCCTGAGATGTTGATGACGACCGAAGAACAAGCGACGGTGATTTCGGCGCGAGACCGAGCCGAACGCAATGGCGGTTCTACGATTCGCCCGATCAACAGCGCCTGGCTTCGCAACGACCTGGTTGGTCAAACGCTCGGGCACTTTGAACTGCGCGAGTTTATCGGCGCCGGCGGCATGGGCGCCGTCTTCCGCGGTTTTGATACGCTGCTCGGACGCGAAGTCGCAATCAAAGTCTTGTCGCGCGAAAACAACGGTAGCGAAGAAACCGTTCGCCGTTTTCGCAACGAGGCCCAAAGCGCCGCTCGGCTTGACCATCCGAATATCGCCCGCGTTTATTTCGTCGGTACCGACAACGATTGGAACTACATCGTTTTCGAGTACATCGAAGGGCACAACATTCGCGATCTGGTCGATCGTGATGGTCCCTTGCCGGTCGAGCAAGCGCTCGACTATACGCTGCAAATCGCCGAAGCGTTGCATCATGCTTCGGAGCGCGACATCGTTCATCGCGACATCAAACCATCCAACATTCTGGTCAGTTCCGGCGGCTTAGCGAAACTAGTCGATATGGGGCTGGCCCGCTTGCATCAAGTCGACGCCGGCGATGGTGATTTGACCGCTAGTGGAGTCACGCTTGGCACGTTTGACTATATTTCACCCGAGCAGGCGCGTGATCCGCGCTTGGCCGATGTGCGCAGCGATCTCTACTCGCTTGGCTGCACTCTCTATTACATGCTGACCGGCAGACCGCCGTTTCCCGAAGGAACGGTCTTGCAGAAGTTGCTTAGCCACAGCAGTGACGAACCGCTTGATCCGCGCGAGCTACGCGACGATCTTCCTGACGAGACGATGGTGCTGCTGAGCGGGTTGACCGCCAAGAACCCGCAGGATCGTTATCAAACTCCGGCCGAGTTTATCGCCGAAATGCTGCTGTTTTGCGAAGACCTGGGAATCCATCTGCAGCATGGCGGCGGAATGACGATCGCCGCGGACGTTCAGCCCCCGACGATCGTTGAGCGTCATTTTCCTTGGATTGCTCCGATTCTGGCGTTTATCGCTATCTTTTTTGTGATGGACGCGGTCTGGTCGGCGCGAAGCAGTCAATACCTCCTGCCAGGACTGACGTTTCAGGATCCAAGCGGACACCGCACGCTCAATAATCCCACTGGCAACGAGCCAGCGACAGGCAGCCGCAACGATCGCGTGCTCCCGATTCCTGAGGATGCAATGCCTAGCCCGGCGACGACTCCGCCTGCGCGGCCCTCCAATCCGCAGGAACCTTCCGTCGCTCCGATGATTATGCCGCCGGCGACGGTGGAAATGCCCAATGTGAAGGTCGTCAGCACCGCGAGCGCCAGTCAGATTTACGACGCCGTCACCAAGGCGAAGCTCGACAGTCGCATCGACACGATCGAATTGCGTTTCAACGGCCCCGTCAAAATGGATGCGCCGTTATTGCTGGAAGGAGACATAGAGACCGAAAAGATCACGCTTCGCGCGGCGATCGGCTTTGCGCCCGAAATGACAATTGCGATCAACGCGATGTCAATGTATCGCAACATGATTCGCGTTGGCCGAGTACAAGCCTTGTTTGACGGCATCGCGTTTCGACTAGAAACAACCGACGCATCGGTCGATCCAGGCAGTTTGTTTTTACTTGAGACCGGCGGCGCCATCAAAACCAATCGTTGTACGTTTACCGTGGTTGCTCCGGCCAACATGGCCATGTTGCCCTCGGTATTTCGTCGACCGGTCACGATTGCGATGGCGCCGGCCATCACGACCGAAGCGATGATGTTTCGTCCGCCGTCGATCTCCCTGGTCGATACCGTGATCCGTGGCGAAACGGACGTCGTTCACCTTGATCAGGCGTCGCAATTCAAGTTCGATTGGCAAAACGGATTGCTGGCGATCTCCGGCGTGTTGCTCGACGCGCAAGGTTCGACCAAAGCTTCGACCGATCTGATCGATGTCCGTTTGAATCGTGTGACGGCCGCCGCGGCTAAAGGCCTGTTCCGCTTGGAGAGTTCGGCCGAATTCCCCGAGCAACGCGACTTGGAGGCGACGTTGACCGATTGCATCGTCCGCTGGTCGCCCAGCGAAGCGATGTTGCTGCAATATGATCGTGCTCCCAGCGCCAAGCTGACCGATCTGAATGCGGTGCGGTTCAAAGGTGACAACAACTTCTATGATTTGACCAGCAGTCTGAGGCAAATCTTCTGGGAGAAGAAGACTCGCCTGGAGATCGAAGCGCTGCATGCCGAAATGTGGGGCGCCGCGGTCGAGGGAGATAAATTTGGCAAACGAGATCCGGTCGCTTGGGCGCAGCCGCTTGATCAATTGCCCCCCTATTCACAGCGTCGGTTAAGCGACTATCGCTTGAACGCGGAAGCGGATGCAAATTACGCCTATGACAAAAAAGCAGGCGCCGAAATCGCCGGCGCCGACTTTGCAAAACTGCCGAAATTTCCGACTGACGCGTCCGCGACGACAAACGTTGGCGTTTCTGCCGGTGAACTCCCGTAA